One genomic window of Panicum hallii strain FIL2 chromosome 6, PHallii_v3.1, whole genome shotgun sequence includes the following:
- the LOC112898332 gene encoding protein ALP1-like, protein MWPHFKDCIGAIDGTHISATPRKRDLIRYIGRSGKPTQNVMGVVDFDMRFTYASIGQPGSMHDTTVLYHALESDEDTFPHPPLGKYYVVDAGYPNRDGYLAPYKGQRYHVPEWRNNAAPNGEQERFNYLHSSLRNVVERTFGVWKMKWRILLKMPTYPVDKQMMIAAATMCLHNYIRENYALDEDFQKCDRDPDYVPTIPTRYRRHVPHNASDTSTTASSSRNMNRFRDDLARAIWEAR, encoded by the exons ATGTGGCCACACTTCAAAGATTGCATAGGAGCAATTGATGGCACTCATATATCTGCAACCCCACGGAAGAGGGACCTCATTAGATATATTGGAAGGTCTGGAAAACCTACTCAAAATGTAATGGGAGTTGTTGATTTTGACATGCGTTTCACATATGCCTCTATTGGTCAACCTGGTTCTATGCATGATACTACTGTACTGTACCATGCACTTGAAAGTGATGAAGATACCTTTCCACATCCTCCTTTAG GAAAATATTATGTTGTTGATGCTGGTTACCCAAATAGAGATGGCTATTTAGCTCCTTACAAAGGTCAGAGATACCATGTTCCAGAATGGAGGAATAACGCAGCACCTAATGGTGAGCAAGAGAGGTTTAATTACTTGCACTCAAGTCTTCGCAATGTAGTAGAGCGCACATTTGGTGTATGGAAGATGAAATGGAGGATTCTTCTTAAGATGCCGACATATCCAGTTGATAAGCAAATGATGATTGCTGCTGCCACAATGTGCCTTCATAACTACATCCGCGAGAATTATGCTCTTGATGAGGATTTTCAAAAATGTGATCGAGACCCTGACTATGTTCCTACAATTCCAACCCGATACAGAAGACATGTTCCTCATAATGCGTCCGACACATCCACCACAGCTTCTAGTAGTAGGAACATGAATAGGTTTCGTGATGATCTAGCTAGAGCAATTTGGGAAGCAAGGTGA